The following proteins come from a genomic window of Desertibacillus haloalkaliphilus:
- a CDS encoding TRAP transporter permease, with product MTQDKNLSEKELIAKYDKESAYRVNLGKWAWVLTIIGISLTVFHLYTAIKGPYTSLIQGAIHLGSGLALIFILYPLKRSMLKKPGVPWYDVVLAFLAMGANFYIIFNYERLVREAIIRGYTDLDMIVAAVGVLLLLEATRRAVGLPIVIIAGLAIAYSLWGSGIPYFGHQGFDFSRLMTRMFYSTEAIFGIPIQISSTYIYLFLFFGVMLTKTGIGKFFNDLAFGATGRMTGGTAKAAVSASALQGMVTGSSVANTVGSGSFTIPMMKRAGFKPEFSAAAEASASTGGQIMPPIMGAAAFIMAEYTGVPYSEIIIIALIPALLYFSGVFMGTHFQAKKQGIRGLPKDQLPGFKMLAKRMDLLLPLVTIVGLLLNGFTATYAALWGIFAAFAVSLFRKDTRMSIKDMFHALEQGARVALPVIAACATAGIIVGTVVLTGLGGKIAGGILELAGGNFFLILFFTMIACILLGMGLPTTANYVVTASMAAPALIEFGVPVIAAHMFVFYFGIVADITPPVCLAAYAGAGIARANPMKSGVTALKLAIAAFIIPYVFVYNPVLVLEDATFATLTPVLLTALIGMAAISASMMNYFVTNPKVIERILLLVSGILLIYPGNLFVSIPGLVLLVLIGIIQYVRAKKNQAEHQPV from the coding sequence TTGACTCAAGATAAAAACTTGTCTGAGAAAGAACTAATTGCAAAATATGATAAGGAATCAGCTTATCGAGTGAATCTTGGGAAGTGGGCATGGGTCCTAACAATCATCGGGATTTCACTAACAGTCTTTCATCTCTATACAGCGATTAAAGGGCCATACACTTCATTGATCCAAGGCGCAATTCATTTAGGGAGCGGACTCGCCCTCATTTTCATTTTATATCCTCTCAAACGCTCGATGCTAAAAAAACCGGGCGTCCCATGGTACGATGTCGTTCTTGCATTCCTCGCAATGGGTGCGAACTTCTACATTATCTTTAATTATGAACGCCTAGTACGTGAAGCGATTATTAGAGGCTATACAGATCTCGATATGATCGTTGCCGCTGTTGGGGTTCTGTTGCTACTAGAAGCGACACGACGAGCAGTTGGACTGCCAATTGTTATTATCGCAGGTCTTGCTATCGCTTACTCACTTTGGGGAAGCGGCATTCCTTACTTTGGTCACCAAGGCTTTGACTTTTCACGCTTAATGACAAGAATGTTCTATAGTACAGAAGCGATTTTTGGGATTCCAATTCAAATTTCATCCACTTATATTTATTTATTCTTATTCTTCGGTGTCATGCTAACGAAAACGGGGATCGGCAAATTCTTTAATGATTTAGCCTTCGGAGCGACCGGAAGAATGACCGGTGGGACAGCAAAAGCAGCTGTTTCCGCAAGTGCTCTTCAAGGGATGGTAACAGGTAGTTCAGTTGCCAACACTGTTGGCTCTGGGTCGTTTACGATCCCAATGATGAAGCGTGCAGGCTTTAAGCCAGAGTTTTCAGCGGCTGCCGAAGCATCTGCATCAACCGGTGGACAAATCATGCCGCCAATCATGGGAGCTGCGGCGTTTATTATGGCTGAATATACAGGTGTACCATATAGTGAAATTATCATTATTGCTTTAATACCTGCCCTGCTTTATTTTTCTGGCGTCTTTATGGGAACCCATTTCCAAGCGAAAAAACAAGGAATTAGAGGTTTACCAAAAGATCAATTACCAGGGTTTAAAATGCTCGCCAAGCGTATGGATTTATTATTACCGCTTGTGACAATTGTCGGTTTACTTTTAAATGGATTTACAGCAACGTACGCAGCCCTTTGGGGGATTTTTGCCGCTTTTGCTGTCAGCTTATTCCGAAAAGATACTCGTATGTCAATCAAAGATATGTTCCATGCACTTGAACAAGGGGCAAGAGTCGCTTTACCCGTTATCGCAGCCTGTGCAACAGCAGGGATCATCGTTGGTACTGTTGTGTTAACTGGCCTTGGTGGTAAAATTGCAGGCGGGATTTTAGAACTTGCAGGCGGAAACTTTTTCTTAATCTTATTCTTTACGATGATTGCATGTATCCTGCTTGGTATGGGATTACCAACTACAGCAAACTATGTGGTGACAGCTTCGATGGCTGCACCAGCATTAATCGAATTCGGTGTTCCAGTGATAGCTGCTCACATGTTCGTGTTCTACTTTGGTATTGTTGCTGATATTACGCCACCTGTGTGTCTTGCTGCATATGCTGGGGCTGGAATCGCTCGGGCGAACCCAATGAAATCAGGGGTAACCGCCTTAAAGCTCGCAATCGCAGCGTTCATTATTCCATATGTATTCGTCTATAACCCTGTTCTCGTACTTGAGGATGCAACATTTGCCACACTAACGCCCGTGTTATTGACAGCTCTTATTGGGATGGCGGCAATAAGTGCAAGTATGATGAACTATTTTGTTACCAATCCAAAAGTTATTGAGCGAATCCTTCTCTTAGTATCCGGTATTCTCTTAATCTACCCAGGAAACCTATTTGTTTCAATTCCAGGGCTCGTGTTATTAGTACTGATTGGAATTATTCAATATGTGCGTGCCAAGAAAAATCAAGCAGAACACCAACCCGTATAA